The genomic window AATTTGCCTTGAAAAAAGCAGGTTTAAAATTTTCAGATCTACAAATTGAAATGCAGCTTGGAAGTACAGAAAGCATAAAATCATATTTATTAAACTCAGATTGTTTTGCTTTTATGTCTATTCATGCTGTGAGTAAGGAGTTGAAAAATAAAGAATTGATTGTTTTAGATGTAGAGAAGTTGTCTATAGAAAGATATTTTTACATAGCCACTTTGCAAGGAAAATCAGATTCGTTATCAGAACTATTTATTCAAAATTTAGCAAATCATTATAACTTGAAGTTATAGCCAATTGTAATTTACGATTGGCGTTTTCAATATAAACGGCGGAACTTTGCAATATAATATCAATACCCATTTATTTTGAAAACAAAAGAACAAACCACAGCACAATTATTTGAAATTAATCAATCTTTACAGCAAGTACTTTTTCTGGCTGTAATTCTTTTATGTTTATTTTCGATCATTTCTCCGCCAATTGCGCTTTTATTAGGCGTTTTAATTGTGAATCTTTTCGGGAATCCATTTGTAGAATTCAATCATAAAGCTATTACATTTTTATTGCAGTTTTCGGTTGTTGGTTTAGGATTCGGAATGAACGCCAACAGCGCAGTTTCAGCAGGAAAAGAAGGATTTGTTTTAACTGTTTTTTCAATCTTTAGCACCTTGCTTTTCGGATTACTGTTAGGAAAGTGGCTTAAAACAGAAAGAAAAACGTCTCACTTAATTTCTTGTGGAACAGCGATCTGCGGTGGAAGTGCTATTGCGGCAATTTCGCCAGTAATCAAATCAAACGAAAATCAAACTTCAATTGCTCTCGGAGTTATTTTTATACTGAATTCTATAGCATTATTTGTTTTTCCATTCATCGGACATCAATTAGATTTGTCGCAAAAAGATTTTGGGTTATGGTGTGCCATTGCAATTCATGATACCAGCTCTGTAGTTGGTGCGGCAAATAAATATGGAGCAGAAGCATTGCAAGTTGCTACAACAGTAAAATTGGCGAGAGCTTTATGGATTATCCCAATTTCAATCTTGACCGCTTTTCTTTTTAAAAGCAAGAATTCAAAAATCAAAATTCCTTACTTTATAGGTTTGTTTGTTATAGCAATGCTGGTGAATACTTATGTTCCGTCAACAGCCATTTTTACTGGTCATCTTGTTGGAATTGCAAAAATTGGTTTAACGGTAACTTTGTTCTTGATTGGAGCAACTTTAAATTTTGCAACTTTAAAAACAGTAGGAGTAAAGCCTTTATTGCAAGGTGTTTTTCTTTGGATTTTTATAGCCGTTTTGGCTTTAGTATCAATTCTTTATTTAGGCTAATATTTTTAACCGCAAAGAGCGCAAAGAATTACGCAAAGAGCACAAAGTTTTTTGTGCAAAGCTTTGCGAACTTTGCGTTTTATTCAAAATTTTATGCAAATAAACTTTGCGCTCTTTGCGGTAAAACTATACTCAACGTTTTTTAACTATATTACTTTACATTGGAGAATTTTACAATTGGTTTATCAATCATTTTGTAAAATTTTCCTTTGAAAGCAAAACGTCTTTCAATCTCAAAATTAAATGATTTTTTAGTTTTTGCCATTGCAGCAATTTCTTCAGGAACATTGGTTTCAAACTCATCTTGAGCTTTTAATGCTTTATTGAAAGATCCCTTTGTTTTGATGATAATATCTCTAAAATGCTTTTTTGTATTATCATTTACAACGGTGTAAGTTCCAGACCATTCTATGCTTTGAACGTTGGTAAGCTGATAATCGTTCACTTCCATTATAGGCTGATATTTTCCATCAAAACCAGCGACCAGATACAGCCATCCTTCAAAAGGGCCGCCTGCGCCGCCATTAACATGCAATAATGTAAAAGCAAACTGATCTTCCCCAATCTCAACCAATTTTGGAGTTGGACATTGTGCAAAAGAGCCAAAAGCAGCAACAGCAGGCTGAAAAGATCTCATGTCCCAAGAATTGCCATTTTTTGCAAATTTTGCCAAACCAAGCAATCCTCCAGAAAAACGTCCTGTCTGAAGTCCGTCTTCATCATGGACAGAATGATTAAAAGCCAATATTTTAAATTGATTGCCTTTTGAATTTGAATAGTCAATATTGGCTAAAAGTCTCGTTGCAACACCTTCTGTGTATGGAAATAACTGATCGCCTTCAACACCGTTTACATCAGTAAAAGGAGAAGGCGTACATGTTTTACAGATCCAGCTAATGAAGCCGCTTCCGTCGCGTTTGCCATATTCTGTGCCAGGAAAAAGCGCCCACATTACCTTTTTTGCTTTAAAAGGTTCGGCTATTTTTAAAGTTCTTTTTTGATTTAAAATTGTGTCGTTTACTTTGCCTGGGTTTAATTCAATTTCTTGAGCAAAGCAAATGCTAGATAAAAAACAAGCAGCAATAAGAAAAGTATGGCGCATAGGTAAGATTTAATACTGAAACAAACTTACAAAGAAAAATATTGTTAATATGAACTTATAGTGCTTTTAGAGCGAAAAATCTCAAATATCTAAATTTAGTAAATCTTAATTACAGTATTTTTTGCGTATTCTTTAATTAAAGCTAAATTTGCTCCCTCTAATAAAAAAAACAAATGAAGAAAATCCAAATGAGACCAAAACTAATCGCTTTCGGAGCTTTAGTTATTGGGTTTATTATGTTGTCATGGGGAAATGTAGGCCATGAGCGTATTAACAAAGCTGCTGTAATGGCTTTACCAAAACAATTACAGATCTTTTTTTACAATCACATTGATTTTATTACACAAGAAGCTTCGGTTCCAGATATCCGTAAGTATGCTTTAAATTATAAAGAAGAAGGTCAAAGACATTATTTTGACATGGAAAACTTCGGCCCTGCTGACACTTATCCACAGACATTAGAAGAAGCAAAACAAAAATATGATGCTAAATTTTTAAGCGATAATGGAATTTTGCCTTGG from Flavobacterium sp. KACC 22763 includes these protein-coding regions:
- a CDS encoding YeiH family protein, with amino-acid sequence MKTKEQTTAQLFEINQSLQQVLFLAVILLCLFSIISPPIALLLGVLIVNLFGNPFVEFNHKAITFLLQFSVVGLGFGMNANSAVSAGKEGFVLTVFSIFSTLLFGLLLGKWLKTERKTSHLISCGTAICGGSAIAAISPVIKSNENQTSIALGVIFILNSIALFVFPFIGHQLDLSQKDFGLWCAIAIHDTSSVVGAANKYGAEALQVATTVKLARALWIIPISILTAFLFKSKNSKIKIPYFIGLFVIAMLVNTYVPSTAIFTGHLVGIAKIGLTVTLFLIGATLNFATLKTVGVKPLLQGVFLWIFIAVLALVSILYLG